One part of the Mesomycoplasma conjunctivae genome encodes these proteins:
- a CDS encoding alpha/beta fold hydrolase gives MFNHEKIMIKNEAIYCHYENTGRPKVLFLHGFNSSHSFTFQIDNIKDRKYDIVSFDFPGAGKSTSNEKIDIKYYQEIALEVAKHFKIEESLVVGHSLGAASALYILEQKWAKKALLVAPLNPYILEEAIKNRVEILKNWLLPVSLSDAVESMKSLVFGNKNNYKDQVKKIGALFFKISQTKYKLLAPMVNKQILNTKWLKENLLPLYASSLDYEIISGKQDLFVPIGGLEKLASDFSKKITILDKCGHATFFEKPEEINEKIHEIISTF, from the coding sequence ATGTTTAATCATGAAAAAATTATGATAAAAAATGAAGCAATTTATTGCCACTACGAAAATACAGGCCGACCAAAAGTCTTATTTTTACACGGTTTTAATTCCTCACATAGCTTTACTTTTCAAATTGATAATATTAAAGATAGAAAATATGACATTGTTAGCTTTGATTTTCCAGGTGCGGGCAAAAGTACCAGTAATGAAAAAATTGATATAAAGTATTATCAAGAAATCGCGCTTGAAGTGGCCAAACACTTTAAAATTGAAGAATCATTAGTAGTTGGCCATTCGCTCGGAGCTGCAAGCGCACTCTATATTTTAGAACAAAAATGAGCCAAAAAAGCACTCTTAGTTGCCCCATTAAATCCTTATATTTTGGAAGAAGCTATTAAAAATAGAGTTGAAATTCTTAAAAATTGATTATTGCCTGTTAGCCTAAGTGATGCTGTTGAGAGTATGAAAAGCTTGGTTTTTGGTAATAAAAATAACTATAAAGACCAAGTCAAAAAAATTGGTGCTCTCTTTTTCAAGATTAGTCAAACTAAATATAAATTATTAGCACCCATGGTTAATAAACAAATTTTAAACACTAAATGGTTAAAAGAGAATTTATTACCTTTATATGCATCTAGCTTGGATTACGAAATTATATCAGGTAAACAAGATTTATTTGTTCCAATTGGAGGGCTTGAAAAACTAGCAAGTGATTTTAGTAAAAAAATTACTATTTTAGATAAGTGTGGTCATGCTACCTTTTTTGAAAAACCTGAAGAAATAAATGAAAAAATTCACGAAATAATTTCTACATTTTAA